The following coding sequences lie in one Arthrobacter sp. PGP41 genomic window:
- the ftsX gene encoding permease-like cell division protein FtsX: MRLAFILGEIGSGLRRNLSMVVSVILVTFVSLTFVGAAGMLQMQINQMKGYWYDKVQVAIFLCSEGSTAAGCASGPVTPEQQESLNALLESPAVAQYINDFQFESKEEAYKHFKDQFSNSPIVDSVTPDQLPASFRINMKDPEKYQIISETFSSQPGVETVIDQRQLLERLFSVMNGASLVAVSIAGVMIVCAILLIATTIRLSAFSRRRETGIMRLVGASKTVIQLPFILEGVIAAVIGAALASATLWAVAHFFLGDYMAQQYPDTAFISAGQTLILAPALIILGGSLAGISSLLTLRRYLRV; the protein is encoded by the coding sequence ATGAGGCTCGCGTTTATTCTCGGTGAGATCGGCAGCGGACTCCGCCGCAACCTCTCCATGGTGGTCTCCGTCATCCTGGTCACGTTCGTCTCGCTCACCTTCGTGGGCGCGGCCGGCATGCTGCAAATGCAGATCAACCAGATGAAGGGCTACTGGTACGACAAAGTCCAGGTGGCCATCTTCCTGTGTAGTGAAGGGTCGACGGCGGCGGGTTGCGCCAGCGGGCCAGTCACCCCCGAGCAGCAGGAGAGCCTTAACGCCTTGCTGGAATCGCCGGCGGTGGCGCAGTACATCAACGACTTCCAGTTCGAGTCCAAGGAAGAGGCCTACAAGCACTTCAAGGACCAGTTCTCGAATTCGCCCATCGTAGATTCGGTCACGCCGGACCAGCTCCCGGCATCCTTCCGCATCAACATGAAGGATCCGGAAAAGTACCAGATCATCAGCGAGACCTTCTCTTCGCAGCCCGGAGTGGAAACGGTGATTGATCAGCGCCAGCTCCTTGAGCGCCTGTTCTCGGTCATGAATGGCGCCTCTTTGGTGGCCGTCAGCATCGCAGGCGTGATGATTGTGTGCGCCATCCTCCTGATCGCCACCACCATCAGGCTCTCCGCCTTCAGCCGCCGCCGCGAAACGGGCATCATGCGCCTGGTGGGCGCCTCCAAGACAGTGATCCAGCTTCCCTTCATCCTGGAAGGTGTCATTGCCGCCGTCATTGGGGCGGCGTTGGCCTCCGCCACGCTCTGGGCCGTGGCCCACTTCTTCCTGGGTGACTACATGGCCCAGCAGTACCCGGACACAGCCTTCATCTCCGCCGGCCAGACGCTGATCCTCGCGCCGGCGCTGATAATCCTTGGTGGATCCTTGGCTGGAATTTCGTCTCTCTTGACCTTGCGCAGATACCTTCGCGTCTAG
- the ftsE gene encoding cell division ATP-binding protein FtsE: MIRFENVTKVYDQKARPALDSVNLEIDRGEFAFLVGASGSGKSTFLRLVLKEDRATSGAVYVAGQNVAKISSWRVPRLRRGIGVVFQDFRLLPQKNVFANVAFAMQVIGKSRSVIRDTVPEVLKTVGLEGKEHRMPHELSGGEQQRVAIARAVVNRPGILLADEPTGNLDPTTSMGIMGILDKINQNGTTVVMATHDDDIVNEMRKRVVELKNGIVIRDEARALYTSMIPVVGKSRRLKDASGRENPEAGTPGEAEGQR, translated from the coding sequence ATGATCCGATTCGAAAATGTCACCAAGGTCTACGACCAGAAAGCCCGGCCTGCGCTGGACTCCGTCAACCTTGAGATTGACCGCGGCGAATTTGCGTTCCTGGTGGGCGCATCCGGCTCCGGCAAGTCCACCTTCCTCCGGCTGGTGCTCAAGGAAGACAGGGCAACATCCGGCGCTGTTTACGTCGCCGGACAGAACGTTGCCAAGATCTCAAGCTGGCGCGTGCCCAGGCTCCGCCGCGGAATCGGCGTTGTCTTCCAGGACTTCCGGCTCCTGCCCCAGAAAAACGTCTTCGCCAACGTAGCTTTCGCCATGCAGGTCATTGGCAAGAGCCGCAGCGTCATCAGGGACACAGTCCCCGAGGTCCTGAAGACCGTTGGCCTCGAGGGCAAAGAGCACCGCATGCCACACGAGCTCTCCGGCGGTGAACAGCAGCGCGTGGCCATTGCCCGCGCAGTGGTCAACAGGCCCGGAATCCTCCTGGCCGACGAGCCCACCGGAAACCTGGACCCCACCACGTCGATGGGCATCATGGGAATCCTGGACAAGATCAACCAAAACGGCACCACCGTGGTGATGGCCACGCACGACGACGACATCGTCAATGAGATGCGCAAACGCGTCGTTGAGCTCAAGAACGGCATCGTCATCCGTGACGAAGCAAGGGCCCTCTACACCTCCATGATTCCGGTCGTCGGCAAGTCGCGCAGGCTCAAGGACGCCAGCGGCCGGGAAAATCCCGAAGCGGGCACGCCGGGCGAAGCCGAGGGACAGCGATGA
- a CDS encoding pilus assembly protein TadG-related protein, protein MMVMILGYITLALLVATVVIGISSVYLEHKRLLSLADGASLAAADSYTLGEVETQGGSPSATLNPARVRSVAADFLARSPASQRFHGLAVAGATGSPDDATAVVVLTAAVHPPVVNFLVPDGIRIEATSTARSRLTR, encoded by the coding sequence ATGATGGTGATGATCCTCGGCTATATAACCTTGGCGCTGCTGGTGGCCACGGTGGTGATTGGCATTTCCTCCGTTTACCTGGAGCACAAGCGGCTGCTGTCCCTGGCCGACGGCGCCTCCCTGGCTGCTGCGGACAGCTACACCCTGGGTGAGGTGGAAACGCAGGGCGGCAGCCCGTCGGCCACGCTCAATCCCGCCCGGGTCCGGAGCGTCGCAGCCGACTTCCTCGCAAGGAGCCCCGCCTCCCAACGTTTCCACGGCCTCGCAGTCGCCGGGGCAACAGGCAGTCCCGACGATGCCACCGCCGTCGTTGTGTTGACCGCTGCAGTCCATCCGCCGGTGGTGAACTTCCTGGTGCCCGACGGCATCAGGATCGAGGCGACGTCAACGGCCCGCTCAAGGCTGACGCGCTGA
- the prfB gene encoding peptide chain release factor 2, translating into MANIDFSAEIRALRATYESIERVSDVEALKEDIAELSERAGEPDLWDDPAAAQKITSRLSHRQSELERLNNLVSRIDDLEVLVELGQDEDDAASMGEAATELESIKKALKELEVVTLLSGEYDEREAVVSIRAGAGGVDAADFAEMLMRMYLRWAERHGYPTTVMDTSYAEEAGLKSATFEVKAPYAFGTLSVEAGTHRLVRISPFDNQGRRQTSFAAVEVIPLIEQTDSIEIPDNEIRVDVFRSSGPGGQSVNTTDSAVRLTHIPTGTVVSMQNEKSQLQNRAAAMRVLQSRLLLLKKEQEDAEKKALAGDVKASWGDQMRSYVLNPYQMVKDLRTEHEVGNTSAVFDGEIDDFIDAGIRWRTDNRNAAK; encoded by the coding sequence ATGGCCAATATTGATTTTTCCGCTGAAATCCGCGCTCTTCGCGCCACCTACGAGTCCATTGAGCGGGTCTCTGACGTAGAGGCGCTCAAGGAAGACATCGCTGAATTGAGCGAGCGGGCGGGCGAACCGGACCTCTGGGACGATCCCGCAGCGGCCCAGAAAATCACTTCCCGGCTCTCACACCGTCAGTCGGAACTGGAACGCCTCAACAACCTGGTGTCACGGATCGACGACCTTGAGGTCCTGGTGGAGCTGGGGCAGGACGAGGACGACGCTGCTTCGATGGGGGAGGCCGCCACTGAGCTGGAGTCCATCAAGAAGGCCCTGAAGGAACTCGAAGTGGTCACCCTGCTTTCCGGTGAGTATGACGAGCGTGAGGCCGTCGTATCCATTCGTGCGGGTGCCGGCGGCGTGGATGCTGCCGACTTCGCCGAGATGCTGATGCGCATGTACCTCCGTTGGGCTGAACGCCACGGCTACCCCACCACGGTCATGGACACCTCCTACGCGGAGGAAGCCGGTCTGAAGTCGGCAACCTTCGAAGTCAAGGCCCCCTACGCCTTCGGCACGCTCAGCGTCGAGGCGGGCACCCACCGGCTGGTCCGCATCAGCCCCTTCGACAACCAGGGCCGGCGCCAGACGTCCTTCGCCGCCGTCGAAGTGATTCCGCTCATCGAGCAGACAGACTCCATCGAAATCCCGGACAACGAGATCCGTGTTGACGTGTTCCGCTCATCCGGCCCGGGTGGCCAGTCGGTCAACACCACCGACTCCGCCGTCCGCCTCACCCACATCCCCACCGGCACCGTGGTTTCCATGCAGAACGAAAAGTCCCAGCTGCAGAACCGCGCCGCCGCCATGCGCGTCCTGCAGTCCCGGCTCCTGCTCCTCAAGAAGGAACAGGAAGACGCCGAAAAGAAGGCGCTGGCCGGCGACGTCAAGGCGTCCTGGGGTGACCAGATGCGGTCCTACGTCCTGAATCCGTACCAGATGGTCAAGGACCTGCGGACCGAGCACGAGGTGGGCAACACCTCTGCGGTGTTCGACGGCGAGATCGACGACTTCATCGACGCCGGGATCCGCTGGCGCACCGACAACCGGAACGCGGCAAAATAG
- a CDS encoding M23 family metallopeptidase, translating to MNLTDQTSPRHRLNSRRMAHRKSILSGLLAVVLAAGLASSTAPAFADELEDRQRALEAEAARVQQSLEFVDSRIAKAASDLVIYQGQLPGAQQALLEAQGRVAGAVKEVEALSARVDMAQQNKAKITQQLETDKQKIADTKKLIGQIATQAYKSGGVPSNLSLFFGANNGGSLTETMDLADQAMRSQNAAMDKLSQQNATNVNSEARLQAVEAEIKDLKAKADAALEREKAARDEAAARKEEVDRLIADTTRLDAELQAAKPGIQSQLAGVQASQNAVAAEIQERDRKLREAWEAEQRRLAAEAAAAAAAAAAARNQPPPPVQPFVPPIGSPSAFGLRHPFDGSVPITSGFGWRATPPGTIDFYGQGGYLHTGIDFGAACGTPVYAAAAGEVFSSGWSSADGGGWRVKISHGLVEGNTLNTIYYHNASIVVSNGQRVSQGQLIAYSGNTGNSTGCHAHFETWLNGTAVDPMRLL from the coding sequence ATGAACTTAACGGACCAAACGTCGCCGCGACACCGGCTGAACAGCCGCCGCATGGCGCACCGCAAAAGCATTCTCAGCGGCCTGCTGGCAGTCGTCCTTGCCGCGGGCCTGGCCTCCTCCACAGCCCCGGCCTTCGCTGACGAGCTGGAAGACAGGCAGCGGGCGCTGGAAGCGGAGGCGGCCCGCGTCCAGCAGTCCCTGGAATTCGTCGATTCGCGCATTGCCAAGGCGGCCAGCGACCTGGTGATCTACCAGGGCCAGTTGCCTGGCGCGCAGCAGGCACTGCTTGAGGCCCAAGGGCGCGTGGCCGGTGCCGTCAAAGAGGTGGAGGCGCTCTCCGCCCGCGTGGACATGGCGCAGCAGAACAAGGCCAAGATCACCCAGCAGCTTGAGACGGACAAGCAAAAGATTGCAGACACCAAGAAGCTGATCGGCCAGATCGCCACGCAGGCCTACAAATCCGGCGGCGTACCGTCCAACCTGTCACTTTTCTTCGGGGCCAACAACGGCGGCAGCCTCACCGAAACCATGGACCTGGCGGACCAGGCCATGCGGAGCCAAAACGCCGCCATGGACAAGCTGTCGCAGCAGAACGCTACCAACGTGAACTCCGAAGCCCGGCTCCAGGCCGTGGAAGCCGAGATCAAGGACCTCAAAGCCAAGGCTGACGCAGCCCTCGAGCGGGAGAAGGCGGCACGTGATGAAGCAGCCGCCCGGAAGGAAGAAGTAGACCGCCTGATCGCCGACACTACCCGCCTCGACGCCGAACTCCAGGCGGCCAAGCCCGGCATCCAGTCCCAGCTCGCAGGTGTGCAGGCCAGCCAGAACGCTGTGGCCGCGGAAATCCAGGAACGCGACAGGAAACTCCGCGAAGCCTGGGAAGCCGAGCAGCGCCGGCTGGCGGCGGAAGCTGCCGCAGCTGCCGCGGCCGCCGCGGCAGCGAGGAACCAGCCGCCGCCCCCGGTGCAGCCGTTTGTGCCGCCTATTGGATCGCCGTCGGCCTTTGGTCTCCGGCACCCTTTTGATGGCAGCGTTCCCATCACGTCCGGCTTCGGCTGGCGGGCGACGCCGCCGGGCACCATCGACTTCTACGGCCAGGGCGGGTACTTGCACACCGGCATCGACTTCGGCGCCGCCTGCGGCACGCCCGTCTATGCGGCAGCGGCGGGAGAGGTCTTCAGTTCGGGCTGGAGTTCCGCCGACGGCGGCGGCTGGCGGGTCAAAATCTCCCACGGCCTGGTCGAGGGCAACACCCTGAACACCATCTACTACCACAACGCCAGCATCGTGGTGTCGAACGGGCAGCGGGTCTCGCAGGGGCAGCTTATTGCCTACTCGGGCAATACAGGGAACTCCACTGGCTGCCACGCCCACTTTGAAACCTGGCTGAACGGCACCGCCGTGGACCCGATGCGCCTGCTGTAG